From a single Hominilimicola fabiformis genomic region:
- the rpe gene encoding ribulose-phosphate 3-epimerase, whose translation MEKEMILSPSILSADFGILAEQVKRAENAGAQWLHIDVMDGHFVPNMTFAMPVIKSLRKYTDMFFDVHLMIDKPERYIDEFINAGADGVTFHIEATDKPKECIEMIQNRGKKAAISINPKTPVSAIEKYFDKVDMVLVMSVEPGYGGQKYIESVNEKIAYIREKMGSDFDIEVDGGINANNIDNAINAGANIIVAGTAVFNDDIEGSVRSLMR comes from the coding sequence ATGGAAAAAGAAATGATATTATCACCGTCTATATTGTCGGCAGATTTCGGTATACTTGCCGAGCAGGTAAAAAGGGCAGAGAACGCGGGAGCACAGTGGTTGCATATTGATGTTATGGACGGACATTTTGTTCCGAATATGACTTTTGCAATGCCTGTTATAAAGTCATTACGCAAGTATACAGATATGTTTTTTGATGTACATCTTATGATAGATAAGCCGGAAAGATATATTGATGAATTTATCAATGCCGGTGCGGACGGTGTTACTTTTCATATCGAGGCAACCGATAAGCCGAAAGAATGTATTGAAATGATACAGAATAGAGGTAAAAAAGCGGCGATTTCGATTAATCCGAAAACACCTGTATCGGCGATTGAAAAGTACTTTGATAAAGTCGATATGGTGCTTGTTATGAGCGTTGAGCCGGGTTACGGCGGTCAGAAATATATTGAAAGCGTTAATGAAAAGATTGCGTATATTCGTGAAAAAATGGGTAGTGACTTTGATATTGAAGTTGACGGCGGAATTAATGCAAACAATATTGACAATGCGATTAATGCAGGCGCAAATATAATTGTTGCGGGAACGGCTGTGTTTAATGACGATATTGAGGGCTCTGTAAGGAGTCTTATGAGATAA
- the pknB gene encoding Stk1 family PASTA domain-containing Ser/Thr kinase: protein MNSDNLVGITLGNRYDMLEKIGTGGMATVYKAKDTLLNRYVAIKILRDSLEGEEQVVSNFIKEAQSSASLVHNNIVSVYDVGEENGLNYMVMEYVDGITLKEYIKQKGALPWQEACDFAIQIGQGISEAHSINIIHRDIKPQNILMTKDKTLKVTDFGIARAVAGETTVVGGSALGSVHYISPEQARGGFTDARSDIYSLGIVLYEMLTGKVPFDGDTPVSVALMHLEKEPVNVKCVNLDIPTDLAYVTMKAISKEQSNRYQNVQEFVDDLHAVLADEPLPSRDDVYEEVTPQEDYAYDDESDFDDNLDVPETVEEEEPYEEELPARGRTKRKKAVKKKNKKQKKEDRIAVVLAISTAAVILLIVLGTFFFINMRKEAIVPDLKNMTVEAATAEIEKAGLHLADEIEYSLSDTVAENCVISQDPTAKKIVAKNSDVKLIVSIGSSGGDIVAPDVTGKQFDEAISEILELELNYTVVEEESDDVPSGYVIRQTPLGGTKLNKDDIINIHVSKGKGESSAQATPAAERVSVPSIIGLGREQAEATLKANGLNLGNVSRKASSAQEGTVISQSPELGKTANKGSYVSIVLSKGEEAQADQSNQQAEQNNSSQTKNEQNNASTNQNSSSNSNTSSNDNSSSNTSDSSNSDSGSSNQTSTRTFTVKIPDTADDSVDVEIVANGKTVHNAVHSKDEGTVSVEITGSGTAEVQAYIDGSKVSDRTINFN from the coding sequence ATGAACAGTGATAATTTAGTTGGAATAACACTTGGAAATAGATATGATATGCTTGAAAAAATCGGTACCGGCGGTATGGCTACAGTTTATAAGGCGAAAGATACGCTTTTAAACCGATATGTTGCGATAAAAATACTTCGTGATTCGCTTGAGGGTGAAGAACAGGTTGTTTCAAACTTTATAAAAGAGGCTCAGTCATCGGCGAGCTTGGTACACAATAACATTGTGTCTGTTTACGATGTCGGCGAAGAAAACGGGCTTAATTATATGGTTATGGAATACGTTGACGGCATTACACTTAAAGAATACATAAAGCAAAAGGGTGCACTTCCTTGGCAGGAGGCCTGCGACTTTGCTATTCAGATCGGACAAGGTATAAGCGAGGCACATTCTATTAATATAATACATCGCGATATTAAACCTCAAAATATTCTTATGACAAAGGACAAAACTTTGAAAGTAACGGACTTCGGTATTGCCAGAGCTGTTGCGGGAGAAACTACCGTTGTCGGCGGAAGTGCTTTGGGTTCGGTGCATTATATTTCGCCTGAACAGGCAAGAGGCGGATTTACGGACGCAAGAAGTGATATATATTCACTTGGTATTGTGCTTTACGAAATGCTTACCGGAAAAGTTCCTTTTGACGGTGATACTCCTGTGAGCGTAGCACTTATGCACCTTGAAAAAGAACCTGTAAACGTTAAATGCGTAAATCTTGATATACCGACTGATTTGGCATATGTTACAATGAAAGCAATTTCAAAAGAACAAAGTAACAGATACCAAAATGTACAGGAATTTGTTGACGATCTTCATGCTGTACTTGCAGATGAGCCGCTTCCGAGCCGCGATGATGTATATGAAGAAGTCACACCGCAGGAAGATTATGCGTATGACGACGAAAGTGATTTTGACGATAATCTTGATGTGCCGGAAACGGTAGAGGAGGAAGAACCTTATGAAGAGGAACTTCCTGCAAGAGGTCGTACAAAACGTAAAAAAGCAGTAAAGAAAAAGAATAAAAAGCAGAAGAAAGAGGACAGGATTGCTGTTGTTCTTGCAATTTCAACGGCAGCGGTTATTTTGCTTATAGTACTCGGAACATTTTTCTTTATAAATATGCGTAAAGAGGCGATTGTGCCTGATCTTAAAAATATGACTGTTGAAGCGGCAACTGCGGAAATTGAAAAGGCAGGACTTCATTTGGCTGATGAAATCGAATATTCGCTTTCGGATACGGTTGCGGAAAACTGCGTAATTTCGCAAGATCCTACAGCCAAAAAGATTGTGGCAAAAAATTCTGATGTAAAACTTATAGTTTCAATAGGTTCATCGGGCGGTGATATTGTAGCGCCTGATGTTACGGGAAAACAGTTTGATGAGGCTATTTCGGAAATTCTTGAACTTGAGCTTAACTATACGGTTGTTGAGGAAGAATCTGATGATGTACCGTCGGGATATGTAATTCGTCAGACACCTTTGGGCGGAACAAAGCTTAACAAAGACGATATTATAAATATCCACGTCAGCAAAGGTAAGGGAGAAAGCAGTGCGCAAGCTACTCCTGCAGCTGAAAGAGTATCAGTTCCGAGCATAATCGGTTTGGGCAGAGAACAGGCAGAGGCAACACTTAAAGCAAACGGATTAAATCTCGGTAACGTTTCAAGAAAAGCGTCTTCGGCACAAGAGGGAACTGTTATTTCGCAAAGTCCTGAACTTGGCAAGACTGCGAATAAAGGCTCATATGTAAGCATTGTACTTTCAAAGGGTGAAGAAGCTCAGGCAGATCAATCAAATCAACAAGCGGAACAAAATAATTCATCACAGACAAAAAATGAACAAAACAATGCAAGCACAAACCAAAACAGTTCAAGCAATTCAAACACATCAAGCAACGACAATTCAAGTTCAAACACATCTGACAGTTCAAACAGTGATTCGGGTTCATCAAACCAAACATCAACAAGAACTTTCACTGTAAAAATTCCGGACACTGCAGATGATTCGGTTGATGTTGAAATTGTAGCAAACGGAAAAACAGTTCATAATGCAGTTCACTCAAAGGACGAAGGCACTGTATCGGTTGAAATTACAGGCTCGGGAACTGCGGAAGTTCAGGCTTATATAGACGGAAGTAAGGTAAGTGACAGAACAATAAACTTTAATTAG
- a CDS encoding cysteine desulfurase family protein: protein MIYLDNAATTKPSKAAVDAMIKAAECFGNPSSLHGLGIEAEKLINESKKNIADMLGVESKNILFTSGGTEANNLAVFGVAAARHKIGTKIVTSKIEHPSVLEAFRKLEIDGFNVEYLDVDSEGRVDLDMLRNVLDDETILISVMHVNNETGVIQPIEEIREIMLEKAPYAHLHTDCVQSFGKIDVKPKKMGADLVTISSHKIHGFKGTGALYVADTRMIRPILFGGEQQGEIRPGTENVGSILAFGAAAAECDTDQSKLIHLRNIMKEKLQEIPNIKINGSDEYNSGSVLNVSFIGIKAEILLHSLEAHKIYVSTGSACSSHKPQPSHVLTAMGLDKKEINGAVRISFDRLTEEEDVIKAAEIIAKEVATIRRFM from the coding sequence ATGATATATCTTGATAATGCGGCAACAACAAAACCGTCAAAAGCGGCAGTTGATGCAATGATTAAGGCAGCGGAATGTTTCGGTAATCCGTCGTCGCTTCACGGTTTGGGTATTGAGGCGGAAAAACTCATAAACGAAAGCAAAAAAAATATTGCCGATATGCTTGGTGTTGAAAGTAAAAATATTTTGTTTACATCGGGCGGTACCGAGGCGAATAATTTGGCTGTTTTCGGCGTTGCGGCGGCACGTCACAAAATCGGTACAAAAATTGTTACGAGCAAAATCGAACATCCGTCTGTACTTGAGGCATTTAGAAAACTTGAAATTGACGGATTTAATGTTGAGTATCTTGACGTTGACAGTGAAGGCAGAGTAGACCTTGATATGCTTAGAAACGTTCTTGATGATGAAACGATACTTATAAGCGTTATGCACGTCAATAATGAAACAGGCGTTATTCAGCCGATTGAAGAAATAAGAGAAATTATGCTTGAAAAAGCACCTTATGCACATCTTCATACTGACTGTGTGCAGTCGTTTGGTAAAATAGATGTGAAACCGAAAAAAATGGGTGCGGACCTTGTTACGATAAGCAGCCATAAAATTCACGGCTTTAAAGGTACGGGTGCATTGTATGTAGCAGATACAAGAATGATACGTCCGATATTGTTCGGCGGTGAACAACAGGGTGAAATAAGACCGGGTACGGAAAATGTAGGCAGTATACTTGCATTCGGCGCGGCGGCTGCTGAATGTGACACCGACCAATCAAAACTTATACATTTGAGAAATATAATGAAAGAAAAACTTCAAGAAATACCGAATATTAAAATAAACGGCTCTGACGAATATAATTCCGGCAGTGTTTTAAACGTATCGTTTATCGGCATAAAGGCTGAAATACTTCTTCATTCGCTTGAGGCACATAAAATATACGTTTCAACAGGTTCGGCTTGTTCAAGCCACAAACCGCAGCCGAGCCATGTACTTACGGCTATGGGTCTTGATAAAAAAGAAATTAACGGTGCGGTGAGAATCAGTTTTGACAGATTGACAGAAGAAGAGGACGTTATAAAAGCGGCAGAAATTATTGCAAAAGAGGTTGCGACAATAAGGAGATTTATGTAA
- the rsgA gene encoding ribosome small subunit-dependent GTPase A — translation MVGTIMKGIGGFYYVKASDSIYECKARGIFRKEKITPMIGDKVNIETDGEKGSIIEIMPRKSSLIRPPVANVDTMMLVVAAASPEPNLFLIDKMLINAEINNITPVICINKTDIKKREDIEEIYSKAKYKIFSVSAERQDGTDLLMGYLKDKTTAFAGLSGVGKSSLLSIITNGELETGSISEKISRGKHTTRHVELFELESGGFVLDTPGFSSLEIENIKADDLWQYFPEMADSQNKCRFRGCSHINEPDCYIKEKLENGEMAQSRYDSYTQIYNKLKSVKEWKKK, via the coding sequence ATGGTTGGAACTATAATGAAAGGTATTGGAGGCTTTTACTATGTAAAGGCCTCTGATAGCATATACGAATGTAAAGCAAGGGGAATTTTTCGCAAGGAAAAGATAACACCTATGATTGGCGATAAGGTGAATATTGAAACGGACGGCGAAAAAGGCAGTATTATTGAAATAATGCCGAGAAAATCGTCGCTTATAAGACCGCCGGTTGCAAATGTTGATACAATGATGCTTGTCGTTGCGGCGGCGTCACCGGAGCCGAATTTGTTTTTGATAGACAAAATGCTTATAAATGCGGAAATTAATAATATAACTCCTGTTATTTGCATTAATAAAACAGATATAAAAAAACGTGAGGATATAGAAGAAATATATTCAAAAGCCAAATATAAAATATTTTCTGTAAGTGCCGAAAGACAAGACGGCACGGATTTGCTTATGGGTTATTTGAAGGATAAGACGACTGCATTTGCGGGACTTTCGGGAGTTGGTAAGTCGAGTCTTTTGAGTATTATCACAAACGGAGAGCTTGAAACGGGAAGTATTTCCGAAAAAATAAGCCGCGGAAAACATACGACGCGTCACGTTGAATTGTTTGAACTTGAAAGCGGAGGTTTTGTACTTGATACACCCGGTTTCAGTTCACTTGAAATTGAAAATATAAAGGCTGACGATTTGTGGCAGTATTTTCCCGAAATGGCGGACTCTCAAAATAAATGCCGTTTCAGAGGATGCTCACATATAAACGAGCCTGATTGCTATATAAAAGAAAAGCTTGAAAACGGAGAAATGGCTCAGTCACGATACGACAGCTATACTCAAATATACAATAAACTAAAATCAGTAAAGGAATGGAAAAAGAAATGA
- a CDS encoding CinA family protein, with amino-acid sequence MKAEVNGLNEKVVKMLAERKMTVSAAESCTGGLFAALITNVSGASEVLNESFVTYANSAKMKYLGVKGETLEKHGAVSYETAFEMADGLRKNTGADVTVGITGIAGPTGGTKEKPVGLVYVGICVMGETEVKELHLNGTREEIREGTCKITFENIANRIENITKVQ; translated from the coding sequence ATGAAAGCGGAAGTAAACGGTTTAAACGAAAAAGTTGTAAAAATGCTTGCGGAAAGAAAAATGACTGTTTCGGCGGCTGAAAGCTGTACAGGAGGACTTTTTGCGGCACTTATAACAAATGTTTCGGGTGCGTCGGAGGTTTTGAATGAAAGCTTTGTGACTTACGCAAATTCGGCGAAGATGAAATATCTCGGTGTCAAGGGCGAAACGCTGGAAAAACACGGTGCAGTGAGTTATGAAACCGCTTTTGAAATGGCAGATGGACTCAGAAAAAACACAGGTGCGGATGTTACTGTCGGCATAACAGGCATAGCAGGCCCGACAGGCGGAACGAAAGAAAAGCCGGTAGGACTTGTATATGTCGGCATATGCGTTATGGGTGAAACGGAAGTGAAAGAACTTCATTTAAACGGTACACGTGAAGAAATTCGTGAGGGTACTTGCAAAATTACGTTTGAAAATATCGCAAACCGTATTGAAAATATCACTAAAGTACAATAA
- a CDS encoding thiamine diphosphokinase: MRAVIIGNGDIKDYQYIKSKINDNDFIICADGGYNHAEKMGIVPDVLIGDFDSAKNFEKVKDRIEYPKRKDFTDGELAVAYAVDNGYEDIVLIAMTGDRFDHSIADILLLEKCKNGVLIDDNNEIYLLKDKLSLNGKTGQTLSIIPIKDNAVGITTDGLEYPLNDETLYFGSSRGISNIMLADKCNITIKSGMALVIKVERV; encoded by the coding sequence ATGCGTGCGGTAATAATCGGTAACGGTGATATAAAAGACTATCAATATATAAAAAGCAAAATCAATGACAATGATTTTATAATATGTGCCGACGGTGGCTATAACCATGCGGAAAAAATGGGGATAGTGCCTGATGTGCTTATAGGTGATTTTGATTCGGCAAAGAATTTTGAAAAAGTTAAGGACAGAATTGAATATCCAAAACGCAAGGATTTTACAGACGGTGAACTTGCGGTAGCTTACGCGGTGGATAATGGATATGAAGACATAGTCCTTATCGCCATGACAGGCGACCGTTTTGACCACAGTATAGCGGATATTTTATTGCTTGAAAAGTGTAAAAACGGTGTGCTTATAGACGATAATAATGAAATTTATTTGTTAAAAGATAAATTGTCGTTAAACGGAAAAACAGGACAAACTCTGTCTATAATTCCGATAAAGGATAATGCGGTCGGAATAACGACAGACGGACTTGAATATCCGTTGAATGACGAAACTTTGTATTTCGGCAGCAGCCGCGGCATAAGCAATATTATGCTTGCGGATAAATGCAATATTACAATAAAAAGCGGAATGGCATTGGTAATAAAGGTGGAAAGAGTATGA
- a CDS encoding Stp1/IreP family PP2C-type Ser/Thr phosphatase: MQFGAVTDIGMHRKINEDNYYVNESDTFPYAVVADGMGGHQAGEVASMMVVDIIENHLEKNLDTELDYVEAGEVIRQAFISANSIIYNYAKNHYKVMGMGTTATLAMIYQNKIITAHVGDSRAYMIGDEIKQITKDHSYVQELVSRGEISPEMAKNHPKKNYITRAMGAEDTVKVDISIKPYNGETLVLCSDGLTNFVEDDEIRTYIKNKSNLQKSAEELVALANERGGGDNITIVALEREKCDNEQ; encoded by the coding sequence ATGCAGTTTGGTGCGGTTACCGATATAGGAATGCACAGAAAAATTAATGAGGACAATTATTACGTAAATGAAAGCGACACGTTCCCTTACGCAGTTGTTGCGGACGGAATGGGCGGTCATCAAGCCGGTGAAGTCGCAAGTATGATGGTTGTCGATATTATAGAAAACCACTTAGAAAAAAATCTTGATACCGAACTCGACTATGTAGAGGCAGGAGAAGTTATACGTCAGGCGTTTATATCGGCGAACAGTATCATATATAATTATGCAAAGAATCATTATAAAGTAATGGGAATGGGAACAACTGCGACGCTTGCAATGATTTATCAAAACAAAATTATTACGGCACACGTCGGAGATTCACGAGCCTATATGATAGGTGACGAAATCAAACAGATAACAAAAGACCATTCCTATGTACAGGAACTTGTATCAAGAGGTGAAATAAGTCCCGAAATGGCAAAAAATCACCCTAAAAAGAACTACATAACGCGTGCTATGGGTGCAGAGGACACCGTAAAAGTAGATATTTCGATTAAACCTTATAACGGTGAAACTCTTGTGCTATGCTCTGACGGCCTTACAAATTTCGTAGAGGACGATGAAATCAGAACATATATTAAAAATAAAAGCAACCTTCAGAAAAGTGCGGAAGAACTTGTAGCACTTGCAAATGAACGAGGCGGCGGAGATAATATTACCATTGTGGCTTTGGAAAGGGAGAAATGTGATAATGAACAGTGA
- the rsmB gene encoding 16S rRNA (cytosine(967)-C(5))-methyltransferase RsmB yields the protein MSNAREIAMKVIYDVEFNGAYSNMALKKALKTDMPKQDKAFISNLVYGVTDRKLTLDYVIGKFSKIKLKKISKYILIILRMGIYQIMFMDKVPTSAAVNESVKLARRYGHGASAGFVNGLLRNVSKTEIEYPSDKTEYLSVKYSFPMWLCEKWIDEFGYDFTEKLIESFGMEKRLNIRPNRLKITADELCKKFNDNGINAEVYDGYIVSDGFDISADSLYNDGYYTIQDSAAMQTAKVLAPCEGDTVIDMCAAPGGKTTHIAELMNNKGKIYAFDVHEHKIELIKKNAERLGITIIEPKLSDGCKIDESMINTADKILCDVPCSGLGIIGRKPEIKWNRAEDNDLPKIQRQILDNASKYLKINGEIVYSTCTIEKEENEAVTDSFTADNENFEKVFEKTFYPHIDNTDGFYICKMKRIK from the coding sequence AACAGGATAAGGCGTTTATTTCCAATCTTGTTTACGGCGTCACAGACAGAAAATTGACTCTTGATTATGTTATAGGAAAGTTTTCAAAGATAAAATTGAAAAAAATATCGAAGTACATTCTTATAATTTTGAGAATGGGAATATATCAGATAATGTTTATGGATAAAGTGCCGACAAGTGCCGCAGTGAATGAAAGTGTAAAGCTGGCAAGAAGATACGGTCACGGTGCATCGGCAGGATTTGTAAACGGACTTTTGAGAAATGTGTCGAAAACAGAAATCGAATATCCGTCCGATAAAACAGAATATTTATCTGTCAAATATTCGTTCCCGATGTGGCTTTGTGAAAAGTGGATTGATGAATTCGGATATGATTTTACCGAAAAATTGATTGAAAGTTTCGGCATGGAAAAAAGACTTAATATTCGACCGAACAGACTAAAGATAACGGCAGATGAACTTTGCAAGAAGTTTAACGACAACGGAATAAATGCCGAAGTTTATGACGGTTATATAGTGTCGGACGGATTTGACATTTCGGCGGACAGTTTATATAATGACGGATATTACACAATACAGGATTCAGCCGCGATGCAGACCGCAAAAGTGCTTGCACCGTGTGAGGGTGACACAGTGATTGATATGTGTGCCGCACCGGGCGGAAAGACAACGCATATTGCGGAATTGATGAACAACAAAGGCAAAATATATGCCTTTGACGTACACGAACATAAAATAGAGCTTATAAAAAAGAATGCCGAAAGGCTCGGAATAACGATAATCGAACCTAAACTTTCGGACGGCTGTAAAATAGACGAAAGTATGATAAATACGGCAGATAAAATACTTTGTGATGTTCCGTGTTCGGGTTTGGGAATAATCGGACGAAAGCCCGAAATAAAGTGGAACAGGGCAGAGGATAACGATTTACCGAAAATTCAAAGACAGATACTTGACAATGCGTCAAAATATCTTAAAATAAACGGTGAGATTGTTTATTCAACGTGTACGATTGAAAAAGAAGAAAATGAGGCTGTTACAGACAGCTTTACGGCGGATAACGAAAATTTTGAAAAAGTATTTGAAAAGACATTTTATCCGCATATAGATAACACAGACGGATTTTATATCTGTAAGATGAAAAGGATTAAGTAA
- the thiI gene encoding tRNA uracil 4-sulfurtransferase ThiI: MKEIILAKYGEIILKGGNRPKFENILMNNIRNSLKNVAEVKARLAQATIYVEVFDEDKMDIVVERLSKIFGIVSITRAVVCEKDIEDIKAKAKEYLKKDFKDGVKFKVEAKRSDKQFPLNSPQICMEVGGYLDDEYPNIVVDVHNPEVTVKVEVRDFGAYVYADENKVQGQGGMPIGTGSKATLLLSGGIDSPVAGHMISKRGVEIDAVNFFSFPYTSERAKEKVIELASIIAQYTSKINLYIVPFTEIQLQIAEKCPEEHLTLVMRRFMMRIAERLARKHKSLALVTGESVGQVASQTLAALDVTNSAVDMPVLQPLIGMDKIEIVDRAHEIGTFETSILPYEDCCTVFTPKHPTTNPKRVNIEKSESRLDVETLIEAALAGVEKIEVYPK; this comes from the coding sequence ATGAAAGAGATTATTCTTGCAAAATACGGAGAAATTATATTAAAGGGCGGTAATCGTCCGAAGTTTGAAAATATATTGATGAACAACATCAGAAATTCACTGAAAAATGTGGCGGAGGTAAAGGCAAGACTTGCACAGGCTACAATTTATGTCGAAGTTTTCGATGAGGATAAAATGGATATTGTAGTGGAAAGATTGTCGAAAATATTCGGTATTGTTTCAATTACAAGAGCGGTTGTTTGTGAAAAGGATATTGAGGATATAAAGGCAAAAGCTAAGGAATATTTGAAGAAAGACTTTAAGGATGGCGTTAAATTTAAGGTTGAGGCAAAGCGTTCGGATAAGCAGTTCCCGCTTAACTCACCTCAAATTTGTATGGAAGTCGGCGGTTATCTTGACGACGAATATCCGAATATAGTCGTTGACGTTCATAATCCCGAAGTTACGGTTAAAGTCGAAGTCAGAGATTTCGGTGCATACGTTTATGCAGATGAAAATAAAGTGCAGGGACAGGGCGGTATGCCGATAGGCACAGGCTCAAAGGCAACCTTGCTTTTGTCGGGCGGTATTGACAGCCCGGTTGCAGGTCATATGATTTCAAAACGCGGTGTTGAAATTGATGCGGTAAACTTTTTCTCATTCCCATACACAAGTGAGAGAGCAAAAGAAAAGGTTATTGAGCTTGCAAGCATAATCGCACAATATACATCAAAAATCAATTTGTATATCGTGCCGTTTACGGAAATACAGTTGCAGATTGCAGAAAAGTGCCCTGAAGAACATTTGACACTTGTTATGCGTAGATTTATGATGCGTATTGCGGAAAGATTGGCGCGTAAGCATAAATCATTGGCACTTGTAACAGGCGAGAGCGTCGGACAGGTTGCAAGCCAAACTCTTGCAGCACTTGACGTTACAAATTCGGCTGTTGATATGCCGGTATTGCAGCCGCTTATCGGTATGGATAAGATTGAAATAGTTGACAGAGCACACGAAATCGGTACATTTGAAACATCAATTTTACCGTATGAGGACTGCTGTACAGTGTTTACACCAAAGCACCCTACAACAAATCCGAAACGTGTAAATATTGAAAAGTCTGAAAGCAGACTTGACGTTGAAACACTTATCGAGGCTGCTTTGGCAGGCGTTGAAAAGATAGAAGTATATCCTAAATAA
- the rlmN gene encoding 23S rRNA (adenine(2503)-C(2))-methyltransferase RlmN has product MIDLKDFEYDELIEYLTSVGEKKFRAEQIFSWLHKGVENYDEMTNLSKATREKLEKETYVSTLKIREKYVSKIDGTVKYLFELPDGNCIESVVMRYHHGLTICISSQVGCRMGCRFCASTIGGLYRSLTPGEILNQVIFAQKDVGERISNIVMMGIGEPLDNFDNVIKFLHNVNHEKGLNIGYRHISLSTCGVVPGIYALAKEKLPITLTISLHAPNNEIRDSIMPVNHKYDIEELLTACREYVKTTNRRISFEYSLIHGVNDSMANAEELANLVRDLHGHINLIPVNKVEERNFEKGSNDDIRAFQEKLTHLGINATVRRELGSDISASCGQLRKKVI; this is encoded by the coding sequence ATGATTGATTTAAAAGATTTTGAATATGATGAATTAATTGAATATCTTACATCCGTCGGCGAGAAGAAATTCAGAGCCGAGCAGATTTTTTCATGGCTTCATAAAGGCGTGGAAAACTATGATGAAATGACGAACCTGTCAAAGGCAACAAGGGAAAAACTCGAAAAAGAAACGTATGTTTCAACGCTTAAAATCAGAGAAAAATATGTATCGAAAATAGACGGTACTGTAAAATATCTCTTTGAACTTCCGGACGGAAATTGTATAGAAAGCGTTGTTATGCGTTATCATCACGGACTTACGATTTGTATATCAAGTCAAGTCGGCTGCAGAATGGGTTGTCGTTTTTGTGCGTCAACGATAGGCGGACTTTACAGAAGTTTAACGCCGGGTGAAATACTTAATCAAGTTATTTTTGCACAAAAAGACGTCGGCGAGCGTATAAGCAATATTGTTATGATGGGTATAGGCGAGCCGCTTGACAATTTCGATAACGTCATAAAGTTTTTGCACAATGTAAACCATGAAAAAGGACTTAACATAGGATACAGACACATTTCACTGTCAACCTGCGGTGTTGTGCCGGGGATATACGCGTTGGCAAAGGAAAAACTTCCTATAACGCTGACAATATCTCTGCACGCGCCTAACAATGAAATTCGTGACAGTATAATGCCTGTAAATCATAAATACGATATTGAAGAATTATTGACGGCTTGCAGAGAATATGTAAAGACGACAAACAGACGTATCAGTTTTGAATATTCTCTTATTCACGGTGTAAATGACAGTATGGCAAATGCAGAGGAACTGGCAAATCTTGTCCGTGACCTGCATGGGCATATAAATCTTATACCTGTAAATAAAGTTGAAGAAAGAAATTTTGAAAAAGGAAGTAATGACGATATAAGAGCGTTCCAAGAAAAATTGACACATCTTGGTATAAATGCGACAGTAAGACGTGAACTCGGCTCAGATATATCAGCTTCCTGTGGACAACTGAGAAAAAAAGTGATATAA